Part of the Rhinolophus sinicus isolate RSC01 linkage group LG14, ASM3656204v1, whole genome shotgun sequence genome is shown below.
TCCGGCATCTTAACCCCCGGGCTGTGAGTGTTGGGACTCCATGGCAAAGGCCTTTCAAGGACACTTCTGCTTTCATAACCCCCTCTCGTAGGCTCGCGGTTTCCACATCTTTCCAAGTAACATGACATTAGTCAGAAGGTCCCCAGCGTTCtggttaaaaataatagagaaaggaAACCGCCGCTAGGACTGGGAGGTGCTTCAGGAAAATGCCCTGCGGGCAGTGGCGCGGCTGCCCGTGCCCGGGCCACACCACCTTGTTGTCCTTGGATGGACGAAGTGTGAGGTCGTGCGGATTCACCCACACGCACGCGCCAGCAGGAGGGAGCCGACTGGCCCCTGCAGTGTTGGCAGTGGGTTTGCAGACGGCGAGAGGCCCAGGGGACTAATGAGCATCacgtggggcggggcgggggtgggggggacgggaCTTGGAGTGATCAGGAACGTCCCCTAAACTATCCCAGGTGCAGGTTAGCCCTGAAAAGAAAGCCCCGCTGCCTTCCTTGCATCGCCACCGCACCGTGGCCGGGGCTCCCAAGGACACAAGAAGCCCCAACTGCCCGGGGCCTTGTTAATTCCCTCCCCGTACCACCTGCACAATCGTGCTCCCAAATGTGACACTTCCTCTGTGGCCATAGGCCCACTACTAGTCGCCTTTTTTTTATCATGCTTTCTTAACCTatgtaatgttttttttaaacagttatttacatgtattttattacatACTTTATAAAACATGCCCAAGAgtagaaatattaaaagatggaaagaaagaatgatgTGAGAAAACTCATACTGTTTAGTGGAAGTTAATGGCTGTCGTAACTGGAAAAGATACTTGTCAGAGGTGGATCTAAAGGAACAAGTGTGTCCTTGATTGCATTTATTAAATTAGGGTACTTTCCAATCCCATTCACCACCGTGTTAAGgcttttaattgaaatttaactattaggttggtacaaaagtaattgcggtgtttgcaattatttttaaccttttaaactgcaattactttttgcACTAAActaatagtaaataaaatgcaaGTATTGACTTAGATCGTCTCCACAACCTTTTGTGTAAgttatcatcatccccattttcagatgggaaacaggcccagagaggtaaaatAAGTTGCCtagggtcacagagctgggaacCCACGCAGTCTGGGCCCAGAGTCTACTGAATTGTCAACCGTACTGCGTCTGTGTTACAGGCCCTATGCCAAGCATTCGGGGGAAGATAGCAGACAGGCAGGGCTTGCTGGGGAGAAACgggagggtggggctggaagTAGAAGTCGGTGGTTTACTCCTCAGCCCTCCAGAGAGTTCTTTCTCCCACCTTGCAGTGACCTGCAAGTCTCACCTAGTGCTCTCAGTTCTTCGTCTCCTTTCTCAGTATCCCTGAAAATATCGCCCCCAGAAATTTGCCCCCTCATCACTTTTGAGGACCCCAAGGCATTTAGTGGAAGAGGGGCTTCTCACCTTCACTCCCACTGAGGGGCGGTTTGCTTCATCGCCATCACCTCCCAGGTATGCACTCCAGCCTCCCAAGCTGATACCTTCCTGTCTGTGGTTACCCTAGAAACCAACTTTCTCCCATCAACACCCCTGTAGCTGAGACAAACTGAATAACAAGGAAGGTGCCAAGATAAATTGTAAAGGAAAATGTGTGAAAGAAAACCAGTTTTAGATTGAAGGCTAATATTTTGGGAAgttgaatgtgtatgtgtgttattttttttccccttgaataaGTAAAAGTTCCCAGGATCAAATGTGAGATACAAAAAAGGTGAGATGCCAAAGGGaggattaaaaaccaaaaaacagacaaaaaaaacttgcccaaagcctgctttaaaaattgaaagaaaagtgaaaaatgtcctttaaaataaaattgacatacaataaattaCACATACTTAAAATGTACAACCTGATAAATTTTGACCTTATACACACTTGAAACAATCACCACAattaagataatgaatatatttattacctCAAAACTTACTTTCGCTCCGTTCTAATTCTTTCCTCCCACTGGATCCCCTCGCCCTTGTTGTAGTCCTTGGGTGATTGCTGATCTGCTTTTTGTTACTATAGTTtgcattttttagaattttatgtaaatgaaataatagagtatgtattcttttttgtaTGACTTTACtcagattcatctatgttgtcggGTATAGAGTATATCAACTCATTGCTGaagggtatttttaaaatttcaatctctaaGTGCTTACTGCTAAGACAGAAATACGGTTATTTTCCTATGTTGATCCTGTATCCTGCAATTTTGCTAAGCCCACTTATTTTGTAGATTCCATCAGACTTTTTATATAGATGATCATGTCTGTGAATAAAGACCattttactccttcctttcccatatgtatttctttttcttgtcttattgtgCTAGCTAGAACCTGCAGGGTAATGTTTATAGAACTGGGAAGAGCAAACATcactgtcttgtttctgatcttaggagGAAAGCGTTTGTTTTTCCaccattaaatattatattattcatagttttttcaTAGATGGGTCTTCTATCATATTGTGGAAGTTCTATTCCTGGCGTGCTGACGgtggttgttttttattgttagatgtttgtattttatcaaattctttttctggattgaTTGAGATGACcacatggtttttcttctttggtcTGTTAATACTGTGGATTTTCAATGAACCAGTCTTGAATTTCTGGGATAAACACCACCTGGGTGTGATATATTAATCTTTTAATATgttgatttgatttgctaaaattttgttaagaattgttacatctatgttcattagtctgtcactttcttttcttgtaatgtccttGTCTGTTTTTGAGTAATGCTgacttcatagaatgagttgggaagaattccctcctcttcaattttctggaaaagtttgTGTGGAAttggcattatttcttctttaagtgttttATCGAATACCCCCCAATGAAGCCATTTGGAGGAATTTTCTTTGTGGTAAAGttttaactacaaattaaatCTTTTTCATAGGTATAAGGCTACctggattattttttctcttgagtGAGTTTTGACCGATCCAGTCTTGtaaataatttgtccattttatctaagttgttGAGTATATGGGcataaagttatttataatattcccttatttttaatatgtataaagcCTAGAGTGATGTCTACTCTCTCATTACTggcatttgtcatttttttcccaaccAGTCTGACTATcgatgtataaatttttttttacacataaaaGTTCTTAGTTTATTAGTCCTCTCATGAAAAATCTGCTCAATCACCACAAAGTCACTGACGAATCTTTACTCCTTCTGTCATCCAATCTCTACCTCACTTTTTGCCAGCACCAACATTTGCCTTTGCAGTCCCCCTAACTTTCTTCATTCTGTGCTTGCGTTCCTTTCGCTGTTTCCTTGaggtctttttcttctcataCAGGCCATGTCTTGCAAGTTtatgtttgggttcatttttctttgtgtaatcCAAGGAATCATAAATCACGCCAAAGCCAGTTGTCTCGCCACCACTGAAATGGGTTCTGAATCCAAATACAAAGATGACCTCTGGTGTGGTCTTGTACATTTTGGCTAGTTTTTCCCAAATTTCTGTCTTAGGTACTGTTGCCTTCCCAGGGTGAAGGACGTCAATGACCATCTGTTTCCGTTGAAGTCGTCTAGTGGTCATGGACTCCCTGGTCCGGAGAGTTACTGTGTTGTTCATGATGGCAGCGGGCCTTCAAACCATCaatgtataaattttattaatcttctcaaatAACCAGCTTCTGGAttcattgattttgttgttgttgtttcattgatttatgaTCTGATctgtattgtttcctttcttctgcttactttggatttcatttgctcTTATAGTTTCTTAAAGTTGAAGCTGAGGTCATTAatttgagagttttctttttttctaatacagACATTTTCACATTATAAATGTCTAAGTACTGTTTTACCTACAAGCCACAAATTtgatatattgtgttttcatttttttattcagttcaaacACATGGTTTatttagtttctaaatatttggggattttccagatatctttgtttttaatttctacattgttacagaaatattttgtatgacttaaattcttttaaatttattgagacttgttttatggcacTGAATATGGTCCATCTAGGTAAATGTCCCATTAATTCTTTCGCTGTTGGCTGgaatgctttataaatgtcaattaggtcattTGGCTGATAGTGTTGGTCAAGCCTTCTTTCCTCTgtacttgttctatcaattattgagagagcgagagcgagagcgagagattGAACTAactataattatggatttgtctatcctttcagttctgtgtttgcttcatgtattcttgtaatactggcctcatggaattaattaaaaatattccctCCTTTTTCGGTGGGGAAAGAGCTTGAGAGGGATTGGTATTAACTCCTCTTTAAATTTgtgtagaattcaccagtgaagccatctggtcctggacttttctttgttgggaaatTGTATTAATCTGCTTAGGCTACCAGAACACAATATTatgactggatggcttaaacaacagaaacttctttctcagttctggaggttgggagtCCAAGAGCAGATACCAGCCTGGCCAGGGTCTGgcgagagccctcttcctggcttgcaggtgGCAGCcttcttgtgtcctcacatggtagggagagagtgggagggagctctctggtgtctccaTTATGAACACCCCACTGTCATGACCTCATCcaaacctaatcacctcccaaaagctcCACCTCCCAATTCCATCACAgtggggttagagcttcaacacatgaatttggggcggagggcacaattcagtccatagcaggacgtttttgattattgattcaatctccttactagttacAATTCTATTCAGATTTCCTATTtctgagtcagttttggtagtttgtgtgtGTCTAGGAATTTGTACATTTCATGTAGGTTATCCAATTTAGTGGCATAcaatttttcatagtattctACTCTAATCCTATTTCTGTAAAGTTGGTATTGTCccacttttatttctcattttagttatttgagtcctctgtctctctctctctcatctatctagctaaaggtttgtcgattttattgctctttttaaagaaccaaattttggtttctgttatggactgaatgtttgtgtccccccaaattcatatgttgaagtgtAATCCCAATGTGATGGGTTTTGGAGGTAGGGTGTGAGACGTAAccaggtcatgagagtggagccctcataaatgggattagtgccctaatAAGGAGAGGCCAGAGAGTAGCTAGCTCtctccttccaccatgtgaggacaccagGCGAAGGCGGCCGTGGACAACGTGAAAGGGGGCTCTCGCCAGAACCTAGCCAGGCTGGCACCCCgatcttggactcccagcctccaaaacAGAGAAATTGtcgttgtttaagccacccagtctatagtagTTTTGATAGCAACCCACAGTGACTAAGATGGTTTCACTGACTTGTTTTTCATTCCCTCTTTGACTTAGCCCACTCTGATCGTTGTTATTCCTTCCCTTCTGCAGCGTTGGGTTCAGtttggtcttctttttctagttccttatgAGGTACAGGTGCACTTTTATGATTTACTTTGATCTCTCTTACTGGCTTATGGGCTGTAACTTTTgttgcatgtttattttattactggcTACCTTCAAGTGATGATATACCACCTCACACGTGCTAATCTCTCAGCTTCTGTGCTATTgttaacatatatacattttacttctacacGTGGTGTAAATCTTACAGTACactgttatttttgctttaaacaattGATtgccttttaaagagatttaaataaactAGTTGACTATATCTGGTGATCTTCATTCCTTTGTACAAATTGAAATTTTCATCTGGTACCGTTCTTTCTGCTtgaaacatttaacattttttgttgtgaAGACCTGTTAGCGAtgaattctttcaacatttttttatgtctgaaaacatttttatttcatttttgaaggacatttttatGGGGTAAGGGGTTCTAGGTtgacattttttcctctttcagtaGTTTAAAGATGTTGTTCCCCTGTCTTGCATTTTTTtatgatgagaaatctgctgtcatccCTATCTCCATTCCTCAGTGTGCAATGTGTTTTTTTGCCCCCTCTGGctgttttttaatgtcttctctTTATCACTTGCCTTAAACAGTTGGAGTAAGATGTGCTTGTAGTTTCCTTCCAGTTTCTTGTGGTTGgggttcattgagcttcttgggtTGGTGGGTtagttttcattaaattaaatttaaattaaattaaatatagtcTTCATGCTCACCCATATCGTAACTCTTTCTGGCACCCTGCATTCCTTTGTGtaaatccagatttttatctGGTATCATTCTTTTTGCCAGAAGCACTTCCTTAAACATTTCTTGTTGTGTAGGGGGttcactgagcttcttggatctgtgggatacagttttcatttcatttggaaattttttGGTTCGTTATTTCTTCAGCTGTTTTATCAATCCCCATCGTCTTCCTCTCCTTTGGAGACCACTCATGCATATTAGGCCACTCGAAGTATCTATAGCTTACTGATActcttttttcagtctttttacaCTTCATTTCGGATAATCTCTATTGCTATCTACAAATCCATTAGTCTTGTCTTCTGTTATGTCTGATTTGCTGTTAATCAtatccaatatatttttaatctcagaTAATATAGTTTTCATTCCAAGAAGTTCAATTAGGTTCTTCTAAAAATCTCTTATCTATACTTAATATGCTCAGtcttttttctagcttcttgaaCATGTAGAATACAGTTATAACTCTTTTTGTCTATTAATTCTATCATGTGTCATTTCTGGGTCAGTTTCAATGGAttatatttttcctcattatGGACCATAATTCCCTGCTTCTTTGCACCCCTGGCAATCTTTTACTGGACGCCAGATGTGGTGAGTTTTACCTTGTTGGGTGCCAGATAgagttgcattcctatatatgtGCTTGAATTTTGCTATGGAACACAGTTAAGTTTCTTGGAAACAGTCTGACCTTTCAGGTCCTGCTTTTAAACTTTGTCAGGTGGAATGAGGACAGTATTTAGTCTGGAGTTgatcccccccccaccccccccatgcACTACTGCCCCTCTGTGTTCTCTATTTGATGTCCTGTGAGTTATGAAATCTCTCACTTTCGCTGGTAGGAACGGGCACCATTTCTGGCTCTGTGTGAGTTTCAAGGACTcttctttctaatcctttcagATAGTACTTTTCTCTGTCTAGGATAGTTTCCTAACTGATCTAAATAAACTCAGCTGAATACTCCAGAGACCCTGTGGACCTCTGGTGTCCCCCCTCTGTTCAGCTTCTCTCTATACCATGGCCTCTGACCTCTAGCCCCTTGGCCCTCTGGGGCTCCCAGCAGGTCCCCTGAGCTCTGGGAAACCACTGAGCTCCTCGGCCTGGAATCCTTGCCCAGGACTGACGGCGTTTGTTTCCCATCTCCCAGGAATCATGACCCTTCACTGTCTGGCGTCTCATGTCTTGAGAACACTTGTTTCATATATTGTGtctatttttcagttgtttcggTTGGAACAACTGAATTCAGTCCCTCATTCCATCATTGCCCTTTGTCTTCAAACTTAAACCTCAACTCTAtacttaaaatttgaaaaaaatttttattggtggaattacattttaaaggaaggcTTATCTTTAGAAGGGCAGAGGGTGGTGCTTTTCTCCTGTTGTGGGCTCGTGAGCCAACATTCTGGGTTTGAATTTTGGGTCCTCCAGATTTCAAGAtttaagctgtgtgaccttgggcaagtgaatTAATTTATCTATGCCTGTATCtacattaaaatgaagatataatgataatacctaccttgtagggttgttatgaggattaaatgagttaatacttgtGCATTGCCTGACACATGGCAGGCAATTATTAAATGTTAACTGTCCTTATGTATGAAGAGTACAAACCTGTGTGACCAGACTGGCTTAGCCTGTGTGGGCTAGAGATTGGTGGGAAGCCATGAGAAACGAGGTGGGTGAAGTGGGTGGAATACGGCTGAAGATGGGGCCAGGGGGTTTAATTGACATAGGATGGACCAGTAAGCACACGAAAAAAATGTACAACCTCTCTAAGGAGGGTCCAGATGAAAATAAGACTGTTTGCTTGTAAATATCAAATTGGCAAAGCATTAGAGAAATGAGATTATCTAGTGTGGAGAGGAAGAGTTCCATGTAATAGAAACTCTCACTGAGTGAATgaagtcaaattaatttttactttttggggGACAATTTAGCAGTATAAATAAAAAGCCTTAAAGTggacatacagagggtgccaaaaaatgtatacacattttaagaaaggaaaaacctgtattaaaattgtaaatactcaatatatactgataacaaaagatgtatacaagtcatatgtatacattttttcgcaCCCCCCGTATATTTTTCctcagctttgttgagatataatttacatataacattgcataaatttaaggtgtacaaagcaatgatttgatgcatgtatatattatgaaatgctTACCAAAATAAAGTTAGTGAGTCCtttacctcacataattaccattttgttgttgttatagtgagaacattaaaaatctgctctcatagcaactttcaaatacacaataaaatattgttaactatagtcacccaTGCTGTTCAGTATTCCCGGAACTTTTTATCttgataactggaagtttgtaccctttgacccaCATCTCCCAATTTCCacatccccccaacccctggtaactCCTATCctactctgtttctgtgagttcaaTGTTTTTAGATTACatatgtaaatgagatcatgtggtctttgtttttctctgacttacttctcttagcataatgccctcaaggtctatccatgttgtggcaagtggcaggatttctctcttttttatggatgaataatattccattctattgGGCAGCTCTTTTGATCCACTAATCCTCAAGGGTGTTCTCtgcagcagcattatttatactcattaaaaattggaaaaatgccTGACAATGTGAAACAATTGAATTACAGCCCAGCTATATTCTGGATGATTGTTAGGTATCtcaattttgtaaaagaaaacaagaaacacaaaaatatttctacacacacacacacacacacacagacggcTGTTAGGCAACACATccaaatgttaataatattatttctgggtattGGAATGACCCAATTCCGATGGGGGGATTTCCCATACCAAGCAATTCTCCAGCACCAGCTGGGTACTATAATTCATTCCATCTGACACTGTTGTAAACATGAGTGTACACAGAGCTGCTTTAGAATGGAGTGAAAGCTGCCGTGCCACAGGGACCGCCCTTACACATCTGGGATGGTAAAGCAGTACACGATAAGCTCCAGACGGGGCCAATGCAACGCTACACTCCAAAGATGacaagaaagcagttattatgactactggactgaaaaaaatttaaattatttagaattaacaTTACTATGTTAGCTTTTCTGCACCAATAGCAATGCCTTCCTTCTCCCGATggaattgttccccttccccttttcataaATACCCACTGCCTTTGTCTCTGCATCGGAACACTATTTGGGCtcctgcctgaatcagtgcttcccaaatagctattcttattgatctcaaatcaatgcttgttgcctctcactttgaaagacCTTTTAATTTAGGTTACCATATCTGGTGTCTTTGAACAGGGTCTAAAGTGGCCTCACCTTTATTGCCTGGCCTGCACTGGAACCAGGTATGGTACCTACAGAGCCTCTCTTGTACTTGCTGCTTCCGTGGAGTGCTTTCTCCCTGCCGGTGAAGCCCTCTTACATTTGCACCTCCATCCTTCATTGGTTGAGTTCAAATGCCTTTATATGAgataagggtttttttttctccttaacgGTGGAGGTGATTGCCCCAGGTGCCGGCATGTGGTGGGACACTGATTTCCAGTGGGTGAATATTCATTTAGTGGcatgtctttgtttccttttcctgtccCTGTTATGTTGTTTATTATAAGGAGAGGAATTCAAATCTCTTAGGCacaataaaattcattctttaatCGATAAACAGAAGTTTATAAAAGGCAACGTAATTTTGGCAGTAGGTACTTAggtactttaaaatttcttactgtTTGTCCTGTCTGTAACCTGAtgagatattttaaagaattcagtAACTCAGTGATCAGAAATTTGACCTCAGTAGCTTCCAAGGTCTTCCTACAGCTatcagaaatgtaaacaaaacctGCAGCAGCCTGAgactaaaaaaaaagagtaaaaagccaaaggaaaggaaaaaaaaagggagaagaaaagcagTTCCCTTGCCTCAGCAGCCCCCCATCTCCTTAAAAATTGTTTAtcaaagacaaatacaaattttaaaagtttagccATCTGAGTGAATAAATTTAACTGATTCAACTGCTATAAATTAATGGGGTTTTGCTGTACCTGTTTCACGGctaaaatttttttgaatgaaattaTCAGGTCTCTGGTGTGTCTGCCTATAAATGTGTATCTATGCTTACCTCCAGAGGAAATTATTAGAATCCGTTTATAGAAAGAACGCTGTTACATTGGCTTAAAGAAATTAAGTGcttatataaaattaaga
Proteins encoded:
- the LOC109434292 gene encoding small ribosomal subunit protein eS24, which translates into the protein MNNTVTLRTRESMTTRRLQRKQMVIDVLHPGKATVPKTEIWEKLAKMYKTTPEVIFVFGFRTHFSGGETTGFGVIYDSLDYTKKNEPKHKLARHGLYEKKKTSRKQRKERKHRMKKVRGTAKANVGAGKK